One Corvus moneduloides isolate bCorMon1 chromosome Z, bCorMon1.pri, whole genome shotgun sequence genomic window carries:
- the IL11RA gene encoding interleukin-11 receptor subunit alpha isoform X1 translates to MLLWDLEQGGGGDEMRSSIPGLGRVMVFLAAALASASFAIPEDWGEEGVQYGQLGTDVNLSCPGVRAGLPGVLPSSPVQWRRAGATALPEGSAVQQGSLVLPSASLASMGTYSCHGKDGGLLHTVSLRLGHLPGVPFVSCRASDYENFSCSWTSTVETFLPTRYITTYRKKSLTGEEKRRNRNGHMGLCLQDPSRPGTCTVHRSEFWSSYRLNITEVNPLGFNYRLLDVTMQAIIKPDPPEGLVVEPIPLAPRRLHVSWKYPSSWPKEPHFQLRFRLQYRPIIHRSWSVVETVNLSEVITDAFAGLEHVVQVSAKDFLDAGNWSEWSAEARATPVRDLASTASEETTTDARLESLAEEPSQAPNPEPINHSDPLEKVAVLVSLGIFAFFVLAAVLVITILIWLRVRKHGKDKTKPNFLVAATHLKALPKAQIL, encoded by the exons atgctgctgtgggatctggagcaaggaggaggaggagatgag ATGCGCAGTTCCATCCCAGGCCTGGGCAGGGTGATGGTGTTCCTcgctgcagccctggcatcaGCCTCCTTTGCCATCCCTGAAGACTGGGGAGAGGAAG GAGTGCAGTatggacagctggggacagacGTGAACCTGTCATGCCCTGGTGTCCGTGCTGG CCTGCCTGGTGTCCTCCCCAGCTCACCAGTGCAGTGGAGACGAGCAGgtgccacagcactgccagagggcTCAGCCGTCCAGCAGGGATCCCTGGTGCTGCCAAGTGCCAGCTTGGCCTCCATGGGAACATACAGCTGCCATGGCAAGGACGGTGGCCTCCTGCACACTGTGTCCCTGCGTCTGGGGC ACCTGCCTGGAGTCCCCTTTGTGTCCTGCAGAGCATCTGACTATGAGAATTTCTCTTGCTCCTGGACCTCCACTGTGGAGACCTTCCTCCCCACCAGATACATCACCACATACAG GAAGAAATCGCTGACGGGCGAAGAAAAGCGGAG GAACAGGAACGGGCACatggggctgtgcctgcaggaTCCATCCCGCCCCGGCACCTGCACCGTCCACAGGTCAGAGTTCTGGAGCTCCTACCGCCTGAACATCACCGAGGTGAACCCCCTGGGCTTCAACTACCGCCTCCTTGATGTCACCATGCAGGCCATCA TTAAGCCGGACCCTCCAGAGGGTTTAGTGGTGGAGCCCATCCCCCTGGCCCCACGGCGGCTCCATGTGAGCTGGAAGTACCCTTCCTCCTGGCCCAAGGAACCCCACTTCCAGCTAAGGTTTCGGCTCCAGTACCGACCCATCATCCACCGTTCCTGGTCCGTG GTAGAGACGGTGAATCTGTCTGAGGTTATCACGGATGCCTTCGCTGGGCTGGAGCATGTGGTTCAAGTCAGTGCCAAGGATTTCCTGGATGCAGGGAATTGGAGCGAGTGGAGTGCTGAGGCCCGGGCAACACCAGTCAGAG ACCTGGCCTCCACAGCAAGTGAAGAAACCACTACAGATGCCAGACTGGAGAGCCTGGCTGAGGAGCCCTCCCAGGCTCCCAACCCTGAGCCCATCA ATCACAGTGACCCCTTGGAGAAGGTGGCTGTCCTGGTGTCCCTTGGGATCTTTGCCTTCTTCGTCCTGGCTGCTGTTCTTGTCATCACCATCCTCATCTG GCTCCGGGTGAGGAAACATGGCAAGGACAAGACCAAACCCAACTTTCTGGTTGCTGCCACCCACTTGAAGGCACTACCAA aagCTCAGATCCTGTAG
- the IL11RA gene encoding interleukin-11 receptor subunit alpha isoform X2, protein MRSSIPGLGRVMVFLAAALASASFAIPEDWGEEGVQYGQLGTDVNLSCPGVRAGLPGVLPSSPVQWRRAGATALPEGSAVQQGSLVLPSASLASMGTYSCHGKDGGLLHTVSLRLGHLPGVPFVSCRASDYENFSCSWTSTVETFLPTRYITTYRKKSLTGEEKRRNRNGHMGLCLQDPSRPGTCTVHRSEFWSSYRLNITEVNPLGFNYRLLDVTMQAIIKPDPPEGLVVEPIPLAPRRLHVSWKYPSSWPKEPHFQLRFRLQYRPIIHRSWSVVETVNLSEVITDAFAGLEHVVQVSAKDFLDAGNWSEWSAEARATPVRDLASTASEETTTDARLESLAEEPSQAPNPEPINHSDPLEKVAVLVSLGIFAFFVLAAVLVITILIWLRVRKHGKDKTKPNFLVAATHLKALPKAQIL, encoded by the exons ATGCGCAGTTCCATCCCAGGCCTGGGCAGGGTGATGGTGTTCCTcgctgcagccctggcatcaGCCTCCTTTGCCATCCCTGAAGACTGGGGAGAGGAAG GAGTGCAGTatggacagctggggacagacGTGAACCTGTCATGCCCTGGTGTCCGTGCTGG CCTGCCTGGTGTCCTCCCCAGCTCACCAGTGCAGTGGAGACGAGCAGgtgccacagcactgccagagggcTCAGCCGTCCAGCAGGGATCCCTGGTGCTGCCAAGTGCCAGCTTGGCCTCCATGGGAACATACAGCTGCCATGGCAAGGACGGTGGCCTCCTGCACACTGTGTCCCTGCGTCTGGGGC ACCTGCCTGGAGTCCCCTTTGTGTCCTGCAGAGCATCTGACTATGAGAATTTCTCTTGCTCCTGGACCTCCACTGTGGAGACCTTCCTCCCCACCAGATACATCACCACATACAG GAAGAAATCGCTGACGGGCGAAGAAAAGCGGAG GAACAGGAACGGGCACatggggctgtgcctgcaggaTCCATCCCGCCCCGGCACCTGCACCGTCCACAGGTCAGAGTTCTGGAGCTCCTACCGCCTGAACATCACCGAGGTGAACCCCCTGGGCTTCAACTACCGCCTCCTTGATGTCACCATGCAGGCCATCA TTAAGCCGGACCCTCCAGAGGGTTTAGTGGTGGAGCCCATCCCCCTGGCCCCACGGCGGCTCCATGTGAGCTGGAAGTACCCTTCCTCCTGGCCCAAGGAACCCCACTTCCAGCTAAGGTTTCGGCTCCAGTACCGACCCATCATCCACCGTTCCTGGTCCGTG GTAGAGACGGTGAATCTGTCTGAGGTTATCACGGATGCCTTCGCTGGGCTGGAGCATGTGGTTCAAGTCAGTGCCAAGGATTTCCTGGATGCAGGGAATTGGAGCGAGTGGAGTGCTGAGGCCCGGGCAACACCAGTCAGAG ACCTGGCCTCCACAGCAAGTGAAGAAACCACTACAGATGCCAGACTGGAGAGCCTGGCTGAGGAGCCCTCCCAGGCTCCCAACCCTGAGCCCATCA ATCACAGTGACCCCTTGGAGAAGGTGGCTGTCCTGGTGTCCCTTGGGATCTTTGCCTTCTTCGTCCTGGCTGCTGTTCTTGTCATCACCATCCTCATCTG GCTCCGGGTGAGGAAACATGGCAAGGACAAGACCAAACCCAACTTTCTGGTTGCTGCCACCCACTTGAAGGCACTACCAA aagCTCAGATCCTGTAG
- the IL11RA gene encoding interleukin-11 receptor subunit alpha isoform X3 codes for MRSSIPGLGRVMVFLAAALASASFAIPEDWGEEGVQYGQLGTDVNLSCPGVRAGSPVQWRRAGATALPEGSAVQQGSLVLPSASLASMGTYSCHGKDGGLLHTVSLRLGHLPGVPFVSCRASDYENFSCSWTSTVETFLPTRYITTYRKKSLTGEEKRRNRNGHMGLCLQDPSRPGTCTVHRSEFWSSYRLNITEVNPLGFNYRLLDVTMQAIIKPDPPEGLVVEPIPLAPRRLHVSWKYPSSWPKEPHFQLRFRLQYRPIIHRSWSVVETVNLSEVITDAFAGLEHVVQVSAKDFLDAGNWSEWSAEARATPVRDLASTASEETTTDARLESLAEEPSQAPNPEPINHSDPLEKVAVLVSLGIFAFFVLAAVLVITILIWLRVRKHGKDKTKPNFLVAATHLKALPKAQIL; via the exons ATGCGCAGTTCCATCCCAGGCCTGGGCAGGGTGATGGTGTTCCTcgctgcagccctggcatcaGCCTCCTTTGCCATCCCTGAAGACTGGGGAGAGGAAG GAGTGCAGTatggacagctggggacagacGTGAACCTGTCATGCCCTGGTGTCCGTGCTGG CTCACCAGTGCAGTGGAGACGAGCAGgtgccacagcactgccagagggcTCAGCCGTCCAGCAGGGATCCCTGGTGCTGCCAAGTGCCAGCTTGGCCTCCATGGGAACATACAGCTGCCATGGCAAGGACGGTGGCCTCCTGCACACTGTGTCCCTGCGTCTGGGGC ACCTGCCTGGAGTCCCCTTTGTGTCCTGCAGAGCATCTGACTATGAGAATTTCTCTTGCTCCTGGACCTCCACTGTGGAGACCTTCCTCCCCACCAGATACATCACCACATACAG GAAGAAATCGCTGACGGGCGAAGAAAAGCGGAG GAACAGGAACGGGCACatggggctgtgcctgcaggaTCCATCCCGCCCCGGCACCTGCACCGTCCACAGGTCAGAGTTCTGGAGCTCCTACCGCCTGAACATCACCGAGGTGAACCCCCTGGGCTTCAACTACCGCCTCCTTGATGTCACCATGCAGGCCATCA TTAAGCCGGACCCTCCAGAGGGTTTAGTGGTGGAGCCCATCCCCCTGGCCCCACGGCGGCTCCATGTGAGCTGGAAGTACCCTTCCTCCTGGCCCAAGGAACCCCACTTCCAGCTAAGGTTTCGGCTCCAGTACCGACCCATCATCCACCGTTCCTGGTCCGTG GTAGAGACGGTGAATCTGTCTGAGGTTATCACGGATGCCTTCGCTGGGCTGGAGCATGTGGTTCAAGTCAGTGCCAAGGATTTCCTGGATGCAGGGAATTGGAGCGAGTGGAGTGCTGAGGCCCGGGCAACACCAGTCAGAG ACCTGGCCTCCACAGCAAGTGAAGAAACCACTACAGATGCCAGACTGGAGAGCCTGGCTGAGGAGCCCTCCCAGGCTCCCAACCCTGAGCCCATCA ATCACAGTGACCCCTTGGAGAAGGTGGCTGTCCTGGTGTCCCTTGGGATCTTTGCCTTCTTCGTCCTGGCTGCTGTTCTTGTCATCACCATCCTCATCTG GCTCCGGGTGAGGAAACATGGCAAGGACAAGACCAAACCCAACTTTCTGGTTGCTGCCACCCACTTGAAGGCACTACCAA aagCTCAGATCCTGTAG